A single region of the Salvia miltiorrhiza cultivar Shanhuang (shh) chromosome 8, IMPLAD_Smil_shh, whole genome shotgun sequence genome encodes:
- the LOC131001213 gene encoding COP1-interacting protein 7 isoform X1: MKQSTRLSSAVFQLTPTRTRCDLIIIANDRKEKIATGLLNPFLAHLKTAQDQIDKGGYSILLEPETGSDSSWFTKATLERFVRFVSTPEILERVYTIETEILHIGEAIALQNCNDIGQSIVENHRRKSLGGYEGGKSVPNANDEKAIVLYTPGVLPPEADGSCSQEENSKVQLLKVLETRKTALQKEQGMAFARAVAAGFDIDHVAALVSFAECFGAMRLMEACSRFIDLWKCKHETGQWLDIDASEALSPQPNFSAVKASGIVFSGMCNNQDDSNHDLASEHIGKSGSNNAADNPASNGQQEHFQGQFPHLVYPPWPMHTPPGTQPVFQAYPVQGMPYYHPYAGNGPFVQAHHYSLDHSPSNLGSHLGQNRQSPDVRDSNNDSEMRETGRTSSLDDTESDEETSQSRRSRKKTGGSSKKKSGRVVIRNINYITSKGKKSGSDTNSESHSDIDAESENMDEDVIHQNRSSKGGGSQLRSVDRLNLNHNDVSIMGKDTDDRHWQAFQDCLLRGNNEDAHADNEGMFAMEKGVKLKRHANAASDDPLALGARDGAEMQDNRMKDIHGISRSASRSLKGCGSEVQFASADNDFRESGQRDIQFTESNGKKILFRTTHEDYMIGNQRSQANIRNSSDPLALNRYENTINKNDRESSPGMADETLIGPLRSMSLDQDGRTDRNVIDMDSEIPSKYQKLGPEGSKIKVEYEPSDLSLIPERGIDKRSIVYDPALDYEMQVCAEVSGKKAGKDVNNVKGGVKKPDKDRRAKVTSDSLQKQRTGGPLRKAKPSKMNPLEDARARAESLRTYKADLQKMKKEQEEAQKKRLEALKLERQKRIAARGGTNAVKASTPSPQAKQSHTKTSPATNRGSKFSDSEPGSSSPLQRSKVRTSVGSGVSHKASKASILSEGSHVAGNRLIRSSSSLSETKRETNGITPEPKASMSRIRRLSEPKTITNSPVITMKARSAEAALKRKLPDGPERNKVSAIISLDRSKAATLPELKIKTGKLPVNTDENKSTVKARQKVNGVRPSIDPEKAELNAKICRQTHELDVDENPIVEKTVVVLESEKSSAPTLKSSERKQEVWSQQHNDLDIAEKSIAIHAPLSSMDGVDKEPITFQLQKQSDYNEVKSSYSEKDPPNFSSNNASEQPYRAPYARVSSLEDPSTHRTEYGKAPIASSGMLPRAEETLKAHVPDAKALKMERNQAHSEKTSAKESSKGLRRLLKFGKKNHSSSVDRSVDSECTSADGTEHDNARKMSSTGEVHTLKNLISQDETSTDSNAPQKTSRHFSLLSPFRIKSSEKKQAS; this comes from the exons ATGAAGCAGAGCACTCGTCTCAGCTCGGCTGTTTTTCAGCTTACTCCAACTCGGACGAG GTGTGATTTGATTATCATAGCAAATGACAGGAAAGAGAAAATTGCTACTGGATTGCTAAATCCATTTCTTGCACACCTAAAGACTGCCCAAGATCAAATTGATAAAGGTGGTTATTCAATTTTGCTTGAACCAGAAACCGGAAGTGATTCATCCTGGTTTACAAAGGCCACTTTGGAAAG GTTTGTTCGTTTTGTGAGCACCCCTGAGATCTTGGAACGTGTCTACACAATAGAGACTGAGATCTTACATATTGGGGAGGCAATTGCTTTGCAGAACTGCAATGATATCGGGCAAAGCATT GTGGAAAACCATCGACGGAAATCCCTGGGAGGCTATGAAG GTGGCAAATCTGTGCCGAATGCTAATGATGAGAAAGCTATTGTCCTCTACACG CCTGGAGTGCTGCCACCTGAAGCCGATGGGTCATGCTCACAGGAGGAGAATTCAAA AGTTCAGCTTCTGAAAGTCCTTGAGACCCGTAAAACAGCTCTTCAAAAGGAACAAGGAATGGCCTTTGCACGTGCTGTAGCAGCAGGTTTTGATATTGATCATGTGGCAGCTCTTGTTTCCTTTGCTGAGTGCTTTGGAGCTATGCGTTTAAT GGAGGCATGCTCAAGGTTCATAGATCTCTGGAAGTGTAAGCATGAAACAGGACAGTGGCTTGATATTGACGCATCAGAAGCATTGTCCCCTCAGCCAAACTTCTCTGCAGTGAAAGCATCTGGCATTGTTTTCTCTGGTATGTGCAACAACCAAGATGACTCTAACCATGATCTAGCCTCTGAGCATATTGGGAAATCAGGGTCAAATAATGCTG CAGATAACCCGGCCTCTAATGGTCAACAAGAACACTTTCAAGGACAATTTCCTCATCTCGTATATCCTCCATGGCCTATGCATACTCCGCCTGGTACTCAACCAGTATTTCAAGCATACCCTGTGCAAGGAATGCCTTACTATCACCCGTACGCTGGTAATGGTCCTTTTGTGCAGGCACATCACTACTCTCTTGATCACTCCCCATCAAATTTAGGTTCTCATTTAGGACAGAACAGGCAATCCCCTGATGTTAGGGATAGTAATAATGATTCTGAGATGAGGGAGACTGgtagaacaagttctttggatgATACAGAATCTGATGAAGAAACTTCACAGAGTAGGAGGTCACGGAAAAAAACTGGAGGCTCTAGCAAAAAGAAATCAGGCAGGGTTGTAATACGAAATATTAACTATATCACTTCTAAAGGGAAGAAATCTGGCAGTGACACAAATTCAGAATCACATTCGGACATTGATGCAGAAAGTGAAAACATGGATGAAGATGTGATTCATCAGAATAGATCTTCCAAAGGAGGAGGAAGCCAGCTGAGATCTGTGGATAGGTTGAATTTAAACCATAATGATGTCTCCATTATGGGGAAAGATACTGATGATAGACACTGGCAGGCATTTCAAGATTGTTTGCTGAGAGGTAACAATGAAGACGCCCACGCTGACAATGAAGGAATGTTTGCGATGGAAAAGGGTGTGAAATTAAAGAGACATGCAAACGCTGCCAGTGATGACCCATTGGCTCTTGGTGCACGGGATGGGGCTGAAATGCAAGATAATAGGATGAAAGACATTCATGGAATCAGTAGAAGTGCCTCTCGTAGCCTCAAGGGATGTGGTAGCGAAGTTCAATTTGCGAGTGCAGATAATGACTTCAGGGAAAGTGGTCAAAGAGATATCCAGTTTACGGAAAGTAATGGAAAAAAGATATTATTTAGGACAACACATGAAGATTATATGATTGGCAATCAACGAAGCCAGGCTAATATCAGGAATTCATCAGATCCACTAGCTCTGAATAGGTATGAGAATACTATCAataagaatgatagagaatcaTCACCTGGAATGGCTGATGAAACCTTGATTGGACCACTTAGGTCAATGTCATTGGATCAAGATGGAAGAACAGATAGAAATGTTATTGATATGGATTCTGAGATCCCATCAAAATATCAAAAGTTGGGTCCCGAGGGAAGCAAAATCAAAGTAGAGTATGAGCCTAGTGATTTGAGCTTGATACCTGAAAGAGGGATTGATAAGAGGTCCATTGTATACGATCCTGCTCTAGACTATGAAATGCAGGTATGTGCTGAAGTGTCAGGAAAAAAAGCAGGGAAAGATGTTAATAATGTGAAGGGTGGAGTAAAGAAACCAGACAAGGATAGGAGGGCAAAGGTTACATCAGACTCTTTGCAGAAGCAAAGAACTGGAGGCCCTTTGAGGAAGGCCAAACCGTCAAAGATGAACCCCTTGGAGGATGCACGAGCCCGTGCTGAAAGTTTAAGAACCTACAAAGCTGATctgcaaaaaatgaaaaaagagcaG GAGGAGGCACAAAAAAAGCGTCTTGAAGCTTTAAAGCTGGAAAGGCAAAAAAGAATTGCTGCTAGGGGTGGTACTAATGCGGTGAAGGCATCCACACCTTCACCTCAGGCAAAGCAATCACACACAAAAACTTCTCCAGCAACTAATAGAGGATCAAAGTTCAGTGATTCAGAGCCTGGATCATCTTCACCATTGCAAAGATCCAAAGTCCGAACTTCAGTTGGGTCTGGTGTGTCACATAAAGCCTCTAAAGCTAGTATATTAAGTGAGGGTAGCCACGTGGCAGGGAATAGATTAATTAGGTCCTCATCTTCGTTGTCTGAGACAAAAAGAGAAACCAATGGCATAACACCTGAGCCTAAGGCCTCTATGTCTCGGATTAGAAGGTTATCAGAGCCCAAAACAATCACCAATTCTCCTGTAATCACAATGAAAGCCCGAAGTGCTGAAGCAGCATTAAAGCGAAAGTTGCCAGATGGCCCTGAGAGGAACAAAGTATCTGCTATTATCAGCCTTGATAGAAGCAAGGCTGCAACTCTACCTGAATTGAAGATCAAAACAGGGAAGTTGCCTGTAAATACCGATGAGAACAAATCAACAGTGAAGGCCAGACAGAAGGTGAATGGAGTAAGGCCTTCCATAGATCCAGAAAAGGCTGAACTAAATGCAAAGATCTGCCGTCAAACACATGAACTTGATGTAGATGAGAACCCTATAGTTGAGAAAACTGTTGTGGTCCTCGAGTCTGAGAAGTCTTCTGCTCCAACTTTAAAATCATCTGAACGAAAGCAAGAGGTGTGGAGCCAGCAGCACAATGATCTTGATATAGCAGAGAAGAGTATTGCGATACATGCTCCGCTTTCATCCATGGATGGAGTTGATAAAGAACCGATAACATTTCAGCTCCAAAAGCAATCTGACTATAATGAG GTGAAGAGTTCCTATTCAGAGAAGGATCCCCCAAACTTTTCCAGCAATAATGCTTCTGAACAACCTTACAGGGCCCCTTATGCTCGTGTCTCCTCTTTGGAAGACCCTTCCACTCACCGTACAGAGTATGGCAAAGCACCAATAGCAAGTTCAGGAATGCTGCCGAGAGCTGAAGAAACTCTTAAAGCACATGTACCTGATGCAAAAGCTCTCAAGATGGAGAGAAATCAAGCACATTCAGAGAAGACGTCTGCAAAAGAATCATCTAAAGGTTTGAGGAGGCTGTTGAAATTTGGAAAGAAAAATCACTCATCATCAGTAGATCGAAGTGTTGACTCAGAGTGTACTAGTGCTGATGGTACTGAACATGATAATGCAAGGAAGATGAGTTCAACTGGTGAAG TTCACACATTAAAGAACCTAATCTCACAAGATGAAACCTCCACTGATAGCAATGCTCCACAAAAGA CATCTCGCCATTTCTCTTTACTGTCACCCTTTCGGATCAAATCCAGTGAAAAGAAGCAAGCATCATAG
- the LOC131001213 gene encoding COP1-interacting protein 7 isoform X2: MKQSTRLSSAVFQLTPTRTRCDLIIIANDRKEKIATGLLNPFLAHLKTAQDQIDKGGYSILLEPETGSDSSWFTKATLERFVRFVSTPEILERVYTIETEILHIGEAIALQNCNDIGQSIVENHRRKSLGGYEGGKSVPNANDEKAIVLYTPGVLPPEADGSCSQEENSKVQLLKVLETRKTALQKEQGMAFARAVAAGFDIDHVAALVSFAECFGAMRLMEACSRFIDLWKCKHETGQWLDIDASEALSPQPNFSAVKASGIVFSGMCNNQDDSNHDLASEHIGKSGSNNADNPASNGQQEHFQGQFPHLVYPPWPMHTPPGTQPVFQAYPVQGMPYYHPYAGNGPFVQAHHYSLDHSPSNLGSHLGQNRQSPDVRDSNNDSEMRETGRTSSLDDTESDEETSQSRRSRKKTGGSSKKKSGRVVIRNINYITSKGKKSGSDTNSESHSDIDAESENMDEDVIHQNRSSKGGGSQLRSVDRLNLNHNDVSIMGKDTDDRHWQAFQDCLLRGNNEDAHADNEGMFAMEKGVKLKRHANAASDDPLALGARDGAEMQDNRMKDIHGISRSASRSLKGCGSEVQFASADNDFRESGQRDIQFTESNGKKILFRTTHEDYMIGNQRSQANIRNSSDPLALNRYENTINKNDRESSPGMADETLIGPLRSMSLDQDGRTDRNVIDMDSEIPSKYQKLGPEGSKIKVEYEPSDLSLIPERGIDKRSIVYDPALDYEMQVCAEVSGKKAGKDVNNVKGGVKKPDKDRRAKVTSDSLQKQRTGGPLRKAKPSKMNPLEDARARAESLRTYKADLQKMKKEQEEAQKKRLEALKLERQKRIAARGGTNAVKASTPSPQAKQSHTKTSPATNRGSKFSDSEPGSSSPLQRSKVRTSVGSGVSHKASKASILSEGSHVAGNRLIRSSSSLSETKRETNGITPEPKASMSRIRRLSEPKTITNSPVITMKARSAEAALKRKLPDGPERNKVSAIISLDRSKAATLPELKIKTGKLPVNTDENKSTVKARQKVNGVRPSIDPEKAELNAKICRQTHELDVDENPIVEKTVVVLESEKSSAPTLKSSERKQEVWSQQHNDLDIAEKSIAIHAPLSSMDGVDKEPITFQLQKQSDYNEVKSSYSEKDPPNFSSNNASEQPYRAPYARVSSLEDPSTHRTEYGKAPIASSGMLPRAEETLKAHVPDAKALKMERNQAHSEKTSAKESSKGLRRLLKFGKKNHSSSVDRSVDSECTSADGTEHDNARKMSSTGEVHTLKNLISQDETSTDSNAPQKTSRHFSLLSPFRIKSSEKKQAS; the protein is encoded by the exons ATGAAGCAGAGCACTCGTCTCAGCTCGGCTGTTTTTCAGCTTACTCCAACTCGGACGAG GTGTGATTTGATTATCATAGCAAATGACAGGAAAGAGAAAATTGCTACTGGATTGCTAAATCCATTTCTTGCACACCTAAAGACTGCCCAAGATCAAATTGATAAAGGTGGTTATTCAATTTTGCTTGAACCAGAAACCGGAAGTGATTCATCCTGGTTTACAAAGGCCACTTTGGAAAG GTTTGTTCGTTTTGTGAGCACCCCTGAGATCTTGGAACGTGTCTACACAATAGAGACTGAGATCTTACATATTGGGGAGGCAATTGCTTTGCAGAACTGCAATGATATCGGGCAAAGCATT GTGGAAAACCATCGACGGAAATCCCTGGGAGGCTATGAAG GTGGCAAATCTGTGCCGAATGCTAATGATGAGAAAGCTATTGTCCTCTACACG CCTGGAGTGCTGCCACCTGAAGCCGATGGGTCATGCTCACAGGAGGAGAATTCAAA AGTTCAGCTTCTGAAAGTCCTTGAGACCCGTAAAACAGCTCTTCAAAAGGAACAAGGAATGGCCTTTGCACGTGCTGTAGCAGCAGGTTTTGATATTGATCATGTGGCAGCTCTTGTTTCCTTTGCTGAGTGCTTTGGAGCTATGCGTTTAAT GGAGGCATGCTCAAGGTTCATAGATCTCTGGAAGTGTAAGCATGAAACAGGACAGTGGCTTGATATTGACGCATCAGAAGCATTGTCCCCTCAGCCAAACTTCTCTGCAGTGAAAGCATCTGGCATTGTTTTCTCTGGTATGTGCAACAACCAAGATGACTCTAACCATGATCTAGCCTCTGAGCATATTGGGAAATCAGGGTCAAATAATGCTG ATAACCCGGCCTCTAATGGTCAACAAGAACACTTTCAAGGACAATTTCCTCATCTCGTATATCCTCCATGGCCTATGCATACTCCGCCTGGTACTCAACCAGTATTTCAAGCATACCCTGTGCAAGGAATGCCTTACTATCACCCGTACGCTGGTAATGGTCCTTTTGTGCAGGCACATCACTACTCTCTTGATCACTCCCCATCAAATTTAGGTTCTCATTTAGGACAGAACAGGCAATCCCCTGATGTTAGGGATAGTAATAATGATTCTGAGATGAGGGAGACTGgtagaacaagttctttggatgATACAGAATCTGATGAAGAAACTTCACAGAGTAGGAGGTCACGGAAAAAAACTGGAGGCTCTAGCAAAAAGAAATCAGGCAGGGTTGTAATACGAAATATTAACTATATCACTTCTAAAGGGAAGAAATCTGGCAGTGACACAAATTCAGAATCACATTCGGACATTGATGCAGAAAGTGAAAACATGGATGAAGATGTGATTCATCAGAATAGATCTTCCAAAGGAGGAGGAAGCCAGCTGAGATCTGTGGATAGGTTGAATTTAAACCATAATGATGTCTCCATTATGGGGAAAGATACTGATGATAGACACTGGCAGGCATTTCAAGATTGTTTGCTGAGAGGTAACAATGAAGACGCCCACGCTGACAATGAAGGAATGTTTGCGATGGAAAAGGGTGTGAAATTAAAGAGACATGCAAACGCTGCCAGTGATGACCCATTGGCTCTTGGTGCACGGGATGGGGCTGAAATGCAAGATAATAGGATGAAAGACATTCATGGAATCAGTAGAAGTGCCTCTCGTAGCCTCAAGGGATGTGGTAGCGAAGTTCAATTTGCGAGTGCAGATAATGACTTCAGGGAAAGTGGTCAAAGAGATATCCAGTTTACGGAAAGTAATGGAAAAAAGATATTATTTAGGACAACACATGAAGATTATATGATTGGCAATCAACGAAGCCAGGCTAATATCAGGAATTCATCAGATCCACTAGCTCTGAATAGGTATGAGAATACTATCAataagaatgatagagaatcaTCACCTGGAATGGCTGATGAAACCTTGATTGGACCACTTAGGTCAATGTCATTGGATCAAGATGGAAGAACAGATAGAAATGTTATTGATATGGATTCTGAGATCCCATCAAAATATCAAAAGTTGGGTCCCGAGGGAAGCAAAATCAAAGTAGAGTATGAGCCTAGTGATTTGAGCTTGATACCTGAAAGAGGGATTGATAAGAGGTCCATTGTATACGATCCTGCTCTAGACTATGAAATGCAGGTATGTGCTGAAGTGTCAGGAAAAAAAGCAGGGAAAGATGTTAATAATGTGAAGGGTGGAGTAAAGAAACCAGACAAGGATAGGAGGGCAAAGGTTACATCAGACTCTTTGCAGAAGCAAAGAACTGGAGGCCCTTTGAGGAAGGCCAAACCGTCAAAGATGAACCCCTTGGAGGATGCACGAGCCCGTGCTGAAAGTTTAAGAACCTACAAAGCTGATctgcaaaaaatgaaaaaagagcaG GAGGAGGCACAAAAAAAGCGTCTTGAAGCTTTAAAGCTGGAAAGGCAAAAAAGAATTGCTGCTAGGGGTGGTACTAATGCGGTGAAGGCATCCACACCTTCACCTCAGGCAAAGCAATCACACACAAAAACTTCTCCAGCAACTAATAGAGGATCAAAGTTCAGTGATTCAGAGCCTGGATCATCTTCACCATTGCAAAGATCCAAAGTCCGAACTTCAGTTGGGTCTGGTGTGTCACATAAAGCCTCTAAAGCTAGTATATTAAGTGAGGGTAGCCACGTGGCAGGGAATAGATTAATTAGGTCCTCATCTTCGTTGTCTGAGACAAAAAGAGAAACCAATGGCATAACACCTGAGCCTAAGGCCTCTATGTCTCGGATTAGAAGGTTATCAGAGCCCAAAACAATCACCAATTCTCCTGTAATCACAATGAAAGCCCGAAGTGCTGAAGCAGCATTAAAGCGAAAGTTGCCAGATGGCCCTGAGAGGAACAAAGTATCTGCTATTATCAGCCTTGATAGAAGCAAGGCTGCAACTCTACCTGAATTGAAGATCAAAACAGGGAAGTTGCCTGTAAATACCGATGAGAACAAATCAACAGTGAAGGCCAGACAGAAGGTGAATGGAGTAAGGCCTTCCATAGATCCAGAAAAGGCTGAACTAAATGCAAAGATCTGCCGTCAAACACATGAACTTGATGTAGATGAGAACCCTATAGTTGAGAAAACTGTTGTGGTCCTCGAGTCTGAGAAGTCTTCTGCTCCAACTTTAAAATCATCTGAACGAAAGCAAGAGGTGTGGAGCCAGCAGCACAATGATCTTGATATAGCAGAGAAGAGTATTGCGATACATGCTCCGCTTTCATCCATGGATGGAGTTGATAAAGAACCGATAACATTTCAGCTCCAAAAGCAATCTGACTATAATGAG GTGAAGAGTTCCTATTCAGAGAAGGATCCCCCAAACTTTTCCAGCAATAATGCTTCTGAACAACCTTACAGGGCCCCTTATGCTCGTGTCTCCTCTTTGGAAGACCCTTCCACTCACCGTACAGAGTATGGCAAAGCACCAATAGCAAGTTCAGGAATGCTGCCGAGAGCTGAAGAAACTCTTAAAGCACATGTACCTGATGCAAAAGCTCTCAAGATGGAGAGAAATCAAGCACATTCAGAGAAGACGTCTGCAAAAGAATCATCTAAAGGTTTGAGGAGGCTGTTGAAATTTGGAAAGAAAAATCACTCATCATCAGTAGATCGAAGTGTTGACTCAGAGTGTACTAGTGCTGATGGTACTGAACATGATAATGCAAGGAAGATGAGTTCAACTGGTGAAG TTCACACATTAAAGAACCTAATCTCACAAGATGAAACCTCCACTGATAGCAATGCTCCACAAAAGA CATCTCGCCATTTCTCTTTACTGTCACCCTTTCGGATCAAATCCAGTGAAAAGAAGCAAGCATCATAG
- the LOC131001213 gene encoding COP1-interacting protein 7 isoform X3, which yields MAFARAVAAGFDIDHVAALVSFAECFGAMRLMEACSRFIDLWKCKHETGQWLDIDASEALSPQPNFSAVKASGIVFSGMCNNQDDSNHDLASEHIGKSGSNNAADNPASNGQQEHFQGQFPHLVYPPWPMHTPPGTQPVFQAYPVQGMPYYHPYAGNGPFVQAHHYSLDHSPSNLGSHLGQNRQSPDVRDSNNDSEMRETGRTSSLDDTESDEETSQSRRSRKKTGGSSKKKSGRVVIRNINYITSKGKKSGSDTNSESHSDIDAESENMDEDVIHQNRSSKGGGSQLRSVDRLNLNHNDVSIMGKDTDDRHWQAFQDCLLRGNNEDAHADNEGMFAMEKGVKLKRHANAASDDPLALGARDGAEMQDNRMKDIHGISRSASRSLKGCGSEVQFASADNDFRESGQRDIQFTESNGKKILFRTTHEDYMIGNQRSQANIRNSSDPLALNRYENTINKNDRESSPGMADETLIGPLRSMSLDQDGRTDRNVIDMDSEIPSKYQKLGPEGSKIKVEYEPSDLSLIPERGIDKRSIVYDPALDYEMQVCAEVSGKKAGKDVNNVKGGVKKPDKDRRAKVTSDSLQKQRTGGPLRKAKPSKMNPLEDARARAESLRTYKADLQKMKKEQEEAQKKRLEALKLERQKRIAARGGTNAVKASTPSPQAKQSHTKTSPATNRGSKFSDSEPGSSSPLQRSKVRTSVGSGVSHKASKASILSEGSHVAGNRLIRSSSSLSETKRETNGITPEPKASMSRIRRLSEPKTITNSPVITMKARSAEAALKRKLPDGPERNKVSAIISLDRSKAATLPELKIKTGKLPVNTDENKSTVKARQKVNGVRPSIDPEKAELNAKICRQTHELDVDENPIVEKTVVVLESEKSSAPTLKSSERKQEVWSQQHNDLDIAEKSIAIHAPLSSMDGVDKEPITFQLQKQSDYNEVKSSYSEKDPPNFSSNNASEQPYRAPYARVSSLEDPSTHRTEYGKAPIASSGMLPRAEETLKAHVPDAKALKMERNQAHSEKTSAKESSKGLRRLLKFGKKNHSSSVDRSVDSECTSADGTEHDNARKMSSTGEVHTLKNLISQDETSTDSNAPQKTSRHFSLLSPFRIKSSEKKQAS from the exons ATGGCCTTTGCACGTGCTGTAGCAGCAGGTTTTGATATTGATCATGTGGCAGCTCTTGTTTCCTTTGCTGAGTGCTTTGGAGCTATGCGTTTAAT GGAGGCATGCTCAAGGTTCATAGATCTCTGGAAGTGTAAGCATGAAACAGGACAGTGGCTTGATATTGACGCATCAGAAGCATTGTCCCCTCAGCCAAACTTCTCTGCAGTGAAAGCATCTGGCATTGTTTTCTCTGGTATGTGCAACAACCAAGATGACTCTAACCATGATCTAGCCTCTGAGCATATTGGGAAATCAGGGTCAAATAATGCTG CAGATAACCCGGCCTCTAATGGTCAACAAGAACACTTTCAAGGACAATTTCCTCATCTCGTATATCCTCCATGGCCTATGCATACTCCGCCTGGTACTCAACCAGTATTTCAAGCATACCCTGTGCAAGGAATGCCTTACTATCACCCGTACGCTGGTAATGGTCCTTTTGTGCAGGCACATCACTACTCTCTTGATCACTCCCCATCAAATTTAGGTTCTCATTTAGGACAGAACAGGCAATCCCCTGATGTTAGGGATAGTAATAATGATTCTGAGATGAGGGAGACTGgtagaacaagttctttggatgATACAGAATCTGATGAAGAAACTTCACAGAGTAGGAGGTCACGGAAAAAAACTGGAGGCTCTAGCAAAAAGAAATCAGGCAGGGTTGTAATACGAAATATTAACTATATCACTTCTAAAGGGAAGAAATCTGGCAGTGACACAAATTCAGAATCACATTCGGACATTGATGCAGAAAGTGAAAACATGGATGAAGATGTGATTCATCAGAATAGATCTTCCAAAGGAGGAGGAAGCCAGCTGAGATCTGTGGATAGGTTGAATTTAAACCATAATGATGTCTCCATTATGGGGAAAGATACTGATGATAGACACTGGCAGGCATTTCAAGATTGTTTGCTGAGAGGTAACAATGAAGACGCCCACGCTGACAATGAAGGAATGTTTGCGATGGAAAAGGGTGTGAAATTAAAGAGACATGCAAACGCTGCCAGTGATGACCCATTGGCTCTTGGTGCACGGGATGGGGCTGAAATGCAAGATAATAGGATGAAAGACATTCATGGAATCAGTAGAAGTGCCTCTCGTAGCCTCAAGGGATGTGGTAGCGAAGTTCAATTTGCGAGTGCAGATAATGACTTCAGGGAAAGTGGTCAAAGAGATATCCAGTTTACGGAAAGTAATGGAAAAAAGATATTATTTAGGACAACACATGAAGATTATATGATTGGCAATCAACGAAGCCAGGCTAATATCAGGAATTCATCAGATCCACTAGCTCTGAATAGGTATGAGAATACTATCAataagaatgatagagaatcaTCACCTGGAATGGCTGATGAAACCTTGATTGGACCACTTAGGTCAATGTCATTGGATCAAGATGGAAGAACAGATAGAAATGTTATTGATATGGATTCTGAGATCCCATCAAAATATCAAAAGTTGGGTCCCGAGGGAAGCAAAATCAAAGTAGAGTATGAGCCTAGTGATTTGAGCTTGATACCTGAAAGAGGGATTGATAAGAGGTCCATTGTATACGATCCTGCTCTAGACTATGAAATGCAGGTATGTGCTGAAGTGTCAGGAAAAAAAGCAGGGAAAGATGTTAATAATGTGAAGGGTGGAGTAAAGAAACCAGACAAGGATAGGAGGGCAAAGGTTACATCAGACTCTTTGCAGAAGCAAAGAACTGGAGGCCCTTTGAGGAAGGCCAAACCGTCAAAGATGAACCCCTTGGAGGATGCACGAGCCCGTGCTGAAAGTTTAAGAACCTACAAAGCTGATctgcaaaaaatgaaaaaagagcaG GAGGAGGCACAAAAAAAGCGTCTTGAAGCTTTAAAGCTGGAAAGGCAAAAAAGAATTGCTGCTAGGGGTGGTACTAATGCGGTGAAGGCATCCACACCTTCACCTCAGGCAAAGCAATCACACACAAAAACTTCTCCAGCAACTAATAGAGGATCAAAGTTCAGTGATTCAGAGCCTGGATCATCTTCACCATTGCAAAGATCCAAAGTCCGAACTTCAGTTGGGTCTGGTGTGTCACATAAAGCCTCTAAAGCTAGTATATTAAGTGAGGGTAGCCACGTGGCAGGGAATAGATTAATTAGGTCCTCATCTTCGTTGTCTGAGACAAAAAGAGAAACCAATGGCATAACACCTGAGCCTAAGGCCTCTATGTCTCGGATTAGAAGGTTATCAGAGCCCAAAACAATCACCAATTCTCCTGTAATCACAATGAAAGCCCGAAGTGCTGAAGCAGCATTAAAGCGAAAGTTGCCAGATGGCCCTGAGAGGAACAAAGTATCTGCTATTATCAGCCTTGATAGAAGCAAGGCTGCAACTCTACCTGAATTGAAGATCAAAACAGGGAAGTTGCCTGTAAATACCGATGAGAACAAATCAACAGTGAAGGCCAGACAGAAGGTGAATGGAGTAAGGCCTTCCATAGATCCAGAAAAGGCTGAACTAAATGCAAAGATCTGCCGTCAAACACATGAACTTGATGTAGATGAGAACCCTATAGTTGAGAAAACTGTTGTGGTCCTCGAGTCTGAGAAGTCTTCTGCTCCAACTTTAAAATCATCTGAACGAAAGCAAGAGGTGTGGAGCCAGCAGCACAATGATCTTGATATAGCAGAGAAGAGTATTGCGATACATGCTCCGCTTTCATCCATGGATGGAGTTGATAAAGAACCGATAACATTTCAGCTCCAAAAGCAATCTGACTATAATGAG GTGAAGAGTTCCTATTCAGAGAAGGATCCCCCAAACTTTTCCAGCAATAATGCTTCTGAACAACCTTACAGGGCCCCTTATGCTCGTGTCTCCTCTTTGGAAGACCCTTCCACTCACCGTACAGAGTATGGCAAAGCACCAATAGCAAGTTCAGGAATGCTGCCGAGAGCTGAAGAAACTCTTAAAGCACATGTACCTGATGCAAAAGCTCTCAAGATGGAGAGAAATCAAGCACATTCAGAGAAGACGTCTGCAAAAGAATCATCTAAAGGTTTGAGGAGGCTGTTGAAATTTGGAAAGAAAAATCACTCATCATCAGTAGATCGAAGTGTTGACTCAGAGTGTACTAGTGCTGATGGTACTGAACATGATAATGCAAGGAAGATGAGTTCAACTGGTGAAG TTCACACATTAAAGAACCTAATCTCACAAGATGAAACCTCCACTGATAGCAATGCTCCACAAAAGA CATCTCGCCATTTCTCTTTACTGTCACCCTTTCGGATCAAATCCAGTGAAAAGAAGCAAGCATCATAG